A window of Eriocheir sinensis breed Jianghai 21 unplaced genomic scaffold, ASM2467909v1 Scaffold602, whole genome shotgun sequence genomic DNA:
tatttttttatttcccgcgTGAAGAGAAAGTTATTTGTGAGTGATGAACTGTCCTTTTAAAtactcacctggtttactcaccAAACAGAACTTAGGAAAGAGTTTGCCGTAGAGAAGCAtaaggtatatttttttatttcccgcgTGAAGAGAAAGCTATTAGTGAGTGATGAACTGTCCTCCTTTTAAAtactcacctggtttactcacctAACAGAACTAAGGAAACAGTTTGCCGTAGAGAAGCAtaaggtatatttttttatttcccgcgTGAAGAGAAAGTTATTTGTGAGTGATGAACTGTCCTTTTAAATACTCACCTAACAGAACTAAGGAAACAGTTTGCCGTAGAGAAGCATaaggtatatttatttatttcccgcGTGAAGAGAAAGTTATTAGTGAGCAATGAACTGTTCTCCTTTTAAATACTCACATTACAGAACTTAGGAAACAGTTTGACGTAGAGAAGCAtaaggtatatttttttatttcccgcgTGAAGAGAAAGCTATTAGTGAGTGATGAACTGTCCTTTTAAATACTCACATTACAGAACTAAGGAAACAGTTTGACGTAGAGAAGCATaaggtatatttatttatttcccgcGTGAAGAGAAAGTTATTAGTGAGTTATGAAGTGTCCTTTTAAAtactcacctggtttactcacctAAAAGAACTTAGGAAACAGTTTGGCGTAGAGAAGCAtaaggtatattttttttatttcccgcgTGAAGAGAAAGCTATTTGTGAGCGATGAACTGTTCTCCTTTTAAATACTCACCTAAAAGAACTTATGAAACAGTTTGGCGTAGAGAAGCATaaggtatatttatttatttcccgcGTGAAGAGAAAGCTATTTGTGAGTGATGAACTGTTCTCCTTTTAAAtactcacctggtttactcaccAAACAGAACTAAGGAAACAGTTTGCCGTAGAGAAGCAtaaggtatttatttatttcccgcGTGAAGAGAGTTATTAGTGAGTGATGAACTGTCCTTTTAAATACTCACATTACAGAACTAAGGAAACAGTTTGACGTAGAGAAGCATaaggtatatttatttatttcccgcGTGAAGAGAAAGTTATTTGTGAGTGATGAACTGTCCTTTTAAAtactcacctggtttactcaccAAACAGAACTTAGGAAAGAGTTTGGCGTAGAGAAGCACAAggtatatgtatttatttcccGCGTGAAGAGAAAATTTATTTGTGAGTTATGAAGTGTCCTTTTAAAtactcacctggtttactcacctAACAGAACTAAGGAAACTGTTTGACGTAGAGAAGCAtaaggtatattttttttatttcccacgtGAAGAGAAAGCTATTAGTGAGTGATGAACTGTCCTCCTTTTAAATACTCAACTAAAAGAACTTAGGAAACAGTTTGACGTAGAGAAGCAtaaggtatatttttttatttcccgcgTGAAGAGAAAGTTATTTGTGAGTTATGAACTGTCCTTTTAAAtactcacctggtttactcacctAACAGAACTTAGGAAACAGTTTGACATAGAGAAGCATAAGGTATATTTTATTATTTCCCGCGTGAAGAGAAAGCTATTTGTGAGCGATGAACTGTCCTCCTTTTAAATACCTTCTATAACTATTACTATTTCTTTTATAATCACACTCACAGTTGTCATTTATTCTCACTAATTCGTCCGTGTCACGTGCAATAATGAAACTGGCATATGGATTTTGAACTGAATGCCAAGGTATTTTTGTGCTGTGGGAAAATGGCAGAACTGGAGGACATCCtatgaaaatattgaagaaaagatCAAAGTTGGATAAAAGGAAGAACTCTTTTTGTAACAGAATAGTACATAATTGGAATGCGCTACCCCTGTATGTGATAGACTCTGAATCAGGGTAATTTATGAAGAAAAGTAGATTATCATGTTATATAAGCTCTGTGTGTCTGGTGTTGGTGTTTTaatgatgagaggaaaataatgaaataataatgaaaaaaaatgaaatggtgCCCCCTTAAAATTTCTACTTCAGGGAAAATTATAAGGAATACTTGATTATTGTATTAACTAAGGTCTTTATTTTGAGTGTGagcttatatatatattggtttcttcctcttcttctcttctctctcttctcttcctcctcttcctccttactaaccttctctttctcttcctctcttcctttccttccttccctttcctcccttccttccttctttctcctcatattcctcctctctctcctcccctctgtgtgtgtgtgtgtgtgtgtgtgttggttaatttttactccgactccacacccctgctatATATATTGGTCTCATTACATAAGTCATTCATTTATTAACATTTTCCGATCATCAACTCCATTCCTTCCGTTACATAGCTTAGTATTGCAAGAGGTATAATTTTTCTCACTCTTTCAGTTGTGTCGGCGGAGAGGGCGAGATgactgggggtggtggtggcgatgatgctggtggtggtggtggtgatgacgctggtggtggtggtggtggtggagggtaccAAGAACCACCTGCCAGAACCAagaatcatcatcagcagcagcaggagcagaagcaggaggaagaaggaagcagatCAGAGGATGACACCCGGAATGTAATtttaagaactctctctctctctctctctctctctctctctcatgaattttTTATcagaatttcttttttttttttaaggaaagagagagagagagagagagagagagagagagagagagaaaagttagaaaagaatcatttatctctctctctctctctctctctctctctctctctctctctctctctctctctctctctgtgtctctcgtATGCTGTTAAAACGTCAATCTTCATCATCTTTATTGATTTCTGggattttcttcatattttttaggCTAAGTTACTATTTAGTGAAGTTACGttaatctcaataataataataataataataataataataataataataataataaataagtgtCTCCAAACTTAGCCAAGCATTAATAAAACCATCTCATTTAGCATTACAGAACATTAGGTTTTTTAAATATATGaccacctgacctaacctgacctaatccaTAATatatttaatgattttttttattaatactaACTAACCTAACATATCCTAACCTAACTGTCTCATTTAGCATTATAGAACATTAGGCTTTTTAAATATATGaccacttaacctaacctaacctaacctaacctaacctgacctaatccaTAATATAGTTCAGGATTTTTATATTAATACTAACTAACCTaacatatcctaacctaaccatctcATTTAGAATTACAGAACATTAGGCTTTTTAAATATATgaccacctgacctgacctgacctaatccATAATATAgttaatgatatttttttattaatactaactaacctaacatatcctaacctaactataaAACATTAGACTTAAAACTCCAAAAAATTATgaccagctaacctaacctaacctaacctgacctaacctatcgTGAACTAAACCATTTCATTTAGAATTACAAAATATTAGGCTATTTAAATTCATgaccccctaacctaacctaacctatcgtgAACTAAACCATTTCATTTAGAATTACAAAACATTAGGCTATTTAAATTCATgaccccctaacctaacctaacctaacctaaccttacctaacctaacctagcatgaccacttgacctaacctaacctaacctaacctaacctaacctaacctaacctaacctaaccttccctaacctaacctaacctaacctaacctaacctaacctaacctaacctaacctaacctaaccttacctaacctaacctaaccttgcatgaccacctaacctaacctaacctaacctaacctaacctagcatgacctaacctaacctaaccttacctaacctaacctaaccttacctaacctaacctaacctagcataaccacttgacctaacctaacctaacccttaccctcccctccacacTCCAGGCACCTTCAAGCAACGACCTCAAGCCAGGGGTGCCGTGCCTGACCTGCGGGTGTGTGGGCGCCACCATCAGCATATACACAAGAATCGGGAACGCTGAGGCACTGCTGACCCTCCTCGCCTTGGCACTGCGGCAGCCTGTGGGGTCAGTGATGCTCCCCAGCTATGTCGTGTGTTCCGAGTGCCACGAGAACTTCAAACTGATCTTTCGGCTCATGTCCAAACTCACGCGACTCGCACGGAAGACTGTCCTGGGGTATAACAAGACACTGAGGAGCCTGGGGAAGAAGCCGGATGTGGATGTTGATGAGGAGGATAACGAGGAGTGTCTGTTAGTGCTGGATGGCGTGGATGTCGACGGGAAGGAAGGCGGGATAGTCGGACGTGCTCTAGCCATGGGGTCGAGTGCCGTGAAGAGCGTGCCGGTGACGAAAGCGGAGAAGGAGCGGAGGTTTGAGTGTCCGGTGTGCGGTAAGAAGTTCCGCGCTTACAGCCATCGCGTCGAACACATGTTGGTGCATACCGGCGAACGTGCGTTTCACTGCACTGATTGTGGGTTTCAGACGACAACCAAATCCAACCTGACACGCCACAGACAGCGCCACAAGGAGGAATTCCGATGCCAGCTCTGCGGCAAGACCCTCGGTAATAAGTTCAGCCTTAAGGAACACCTCCGGACGCACGGGAAAGACCGCCCCCATGAGTGTAAACATTGCCGGAAAACGTTTTTGCGGCGGCGCGAGCTACGGGTGCACGAGCGTGGACACGGCGACACGGGAAGCCTGGACGCGCAAAACCATGAATGTCCTGAATGCCATAAGAGGTTCGTGCTGCGTTCGAGACTGCAAAGGCACTCGCTAATCCATAAATCCGAGCGGGAGTTTATCTGCGAGACGTGCGACAAGAGATTCGTGCGTAAGGATGACCTGAAGTGCCACGAGCGTACACATTCAGGGGTCAAACCGTACACATGCGATGAGTGTGGCCGCGCATTCCGCTTCATGTCGAACTGTCGTAGCCACATGAAAGTCCACTTACGCTCGTCCCTAACCTGTCTGACCTGCAACATGTCCTTCCCGACGCAGGGCAAGTACGCGACCCACCTCAAGTCTCGGAAACATCGCAAGAAACGcagtgaggaaaatgaggaggaggaggaagaggaggaggaggtgatggttagCGGCATGGACGAAGTTAGCTGTGGTGCGTGTGGACTTGCGTTTGGTACCCTAGAGCAGCTCTCCTCGCATACCCTATCGACGCATATCTCCCAGACTATCCTCCCCGCACCCCCTGACACCAGTATAATCATCTCCGGGGGGCCTGGGGGAGGGATAGAGGCAGGGGAGGATGTTGAGGTTATGTCACTTGATGGGGTGAGCGTGGTGGTCGCTGTCGGAGGTGGGGAGAGTGCACCCCTTCCGTTAACCCTCCCGCACCCCTCCCCGCCTTCCTCGGCCCTTCTCGTTGGGGGTGAcggccctccacctccctccccgaCCTTCCCCTTCGGTCTGGACTCGAAAGGGGAGGAAGCGGAAGGCGTTGAGGGTGCGATTTTGAATTCCTTTACCGGTGGAGAGGGAGAAACCGAAGTGGAGGGGGAGAAAGCTCAACACCGGACCATcatcaccgcctcctccacctcctccaccaccgcctcaACTCCGCGGCAGAAGGTGACGGTTTTTAAGCTGTCCGAGTGGGAGACGACGGAATATTatgaaaaatagtaatagtagtaattcaTTGAGGTCTGATTGTGTGCTCGACTTAATTGTGATAcccagatggtgtgtgtgtgtgtgtgtgtgtgtgtgtgtgtgtgtgtgttatgttgtatttcttcctcttcctcctcttcttcttcatcttcttcccttcctccttccttcctctccttcttttcttcctttccttcctcccttccttctttctcctcctattcctccgagtcttcctcctcttcttcatctccttcccttcctctccttctcttcttctcttctcttcctcctcctcttcctcctcctaactaacctactctttcttccttccttccttccttcctctccttctcttcttctctctcctcttcttcctcctcctcctcctcctaactaacctactctttctcttccttccttccttccttccttccttcctctcttccttccttccttccttcctctcctcctcttctctctctcctcttcctcctcctcctcctctttctcttccttccctttccttccttccttccttccttctttctcctcctcctcatattcctcctctttctcctcccctctgtgtgtgtgtgtgtgtgtgtgtgtgtgtgtttactctccACACAGATTCACAATAAATTTTTCCGGCACAAACTCTCCCCATTGTATTTTTGTAAAGGTCAAGTTTGGGGTTGTTGACGGACCTTATAGAGCTTACTATTTTTATACATGCTCATAAATAAAGCAATAATGTTCTAGTTAATTATATGCTTCCCTTAACTCCCTATACAAAGACATTAAGGGTTATTTTATTAAACATTTGGGGGTCCTAggacacgtatttgacaaggctttcgtaggatttgtgggcatttccaggggtggttttatgaccctggtggtagtgtgaccctccctctgtactgtgaacctaaagaaacacacatttgacaagactttcgtatgagttgtgggcgtttccaggggtggttttgtgaccctggtggtagtgtgacccttcctctgtaccgtgaacctaaagaaacacacatttgacaagactttcgtatgagttgtgggcgtttccaggggtggttttgtgaccctggtggtagtgtgaccctttgtaccatgaacctaaagaaacacacatttgacaaggctttcgtaggatttgtgggcatttccaggggtggttttgtgaccctggtggtagtgtgaccctttgtaccatgaacctaaagaaacacatatttgacaaggctttcgtaggacttgtgggcatttccaggggtggttttgtgaccctggtggtggtgtgacccttcctctgtaccttgaacctaaagaaacacacatttgactaaGTTTTCGTagacgttgtgggcatttccaggggtggttttgtgaccctggtggttgtgtgacccttcctctgtaccgtgaaccttaagaaacacacatttgacaagactttcataggatttgtgggcatttccaggggtggttttttgaccctggtggtagtgtgaccctttgtactatgaacctaaagaagcacatatttgacaaggctttcgtatgagttgtgggcatttccaggggtagttttatgaccctggtggtagtgtgacccttcctctgtaccgtgaacctaaagaaacacatttgacaaggctttcatgggagttgtgggcatttccaggggtagttttatgaccctggtggtagtgtgacccttcctctgtaccgtgaacccaaagaaacacatttgacaaggctttcataggagttttgggtttttccaggggtagttttgtgaccctggtggtagtgtgacccttcctctgtaccgtgaacctaaagaaacacatatttgacataggatttgtgggcatttccaggggtagttttgtgaccctggtggtagtgtgacccttcctctgtactgtgaatttaaagaaacacacatttgacaaggctttcataggagttgtgggcatttccaggggtaatttaatgaccctggtggtagtgtgacccttcctctgtaccatgaacctaaagaaacacacatttgacaaggctttcgtaggatttgtgggcatttccaagggtagttttgtgaccctggtggtagtgtgacccttcctctgtaccgtgaacctaaagaaacactcatttgacaaggctttcataggagttgtgggcatttccaggggtagtttaatgaccctggtggtagtgtgacccttcctctgtaccgtgaacctaaagaaacactcatttgacaaggctttcataggagttgtgggcatttccaggggtagctttgtgacactggtggtagtgtgacccttcctctgtaccatgaacctaaagaaatacctatttgacaaggctttcataggatttgtgggcatttccaggagtagttttgtgaccctggtggtagtgtgacccttcctctgtaccgtgaatctaaagaaacacacatttgacaaggctttggtaggagttgtgggcatttccaggggtagtttaatgaccctggtggtagtgtgacccttcctctgtaccgtgaacctaaagaaacacatatttgacaaggctttcgtaggagttgtgggtatttccaggggtagttttgtgaccctggtggt
This region includes:
- the LOC126993346 gene encoding zinc finger protein 286A-like codes for the protein MTGGGGGDDAGGGGGDDAGGGGGGGGYQEPPARTKNHHQQQQEQKQEEEGSRSEDDTRNAPSSNDLKPGVPCLTCGCVGATISIYTRIGNAEALLTLLALALRQPVGSVMLPSYVVCSECHENFKLIFRLMSKLTRLARKTVLGYNKTLRSLGKKPDVDVDEEDNEECLLVLDGVDVDGKEGGIVGRALAMGSSAVKSVPVTKAEKERRFECPVCGKKFRAYSHRVEHMLVHTGERAFHCTDCGFQTTTKSNLTRHRQRHKEEFRCQLCGKTLGNKFSLKEHLRTHGKDRPHECKHCRKTFLRRRELRVHERGHGDTGSLDAQNHECPECHKRFVLRSRLQRHSLIHKSEREFICETCDKRFVRKDDLKCHERTHSGVKPYTCDECGRAFRFMSNCRSHMKVHLRSSLTCLTCNMSFPTQGKYATHLKSRKHRKKRSEENEEEEEEEEEVMVSGMDEVSCGACGLAFGTLEQLSSHTLSTHISQTILPAPPDTSIIISGGPGGGIEAGEDVEVMSLDGVSVVVAVGGGESAPLPLTLPHPSPPSSALLVGGDGPPPPSPTFPFGLDSKGEEAEGVEGAILNSFTGGEGETEVEGEKAQHRTIITASSTSSTTASTPRQKVTVFKLSEWETTEYYEK